From a single Candoia aspera isolate rCanAsp1 chromosome 2, rCanAsp1.hap2, whole genome shotgun sequence genomic region:
- the PRRT1 gene encoding proline-rich transmembrane protein 1, which translates to MCQRRRVLRKVLFEYFEENMWQRLVKRELRLGKRKCKKESQDCPALILFGIKGLPDSAPHTSPPPYNTPLQPPPPPPQDAPIPGYSDSSATAVHSGTATLPRLGGAATLPRPPPTSATLPRPPRHHSATLPRLPPDPYMQETQFNGAAQGYVVQTHPPVGTLPMGGYMHPGYPVQLQPCTAYVPVYPVGAPYPQANPPPPPTLSTAPMTPGIAILEPRRPPHDYLPIAVLTTICCFWPTGIIAIIKAVQVRTAVARGDIVSAEIASREARNFSFISLAVGIAAMVLCTILTVVIIIAAQHHDNDWDP; encoded by the exons ATGTGCCAGCGTAGAAGAGTACTGAGGAAAGTACTCTTTGAGTACTTTGAGGAAAATATGTGGCAACGGTTGGTAAAACGTGAACTTCGCTTGGGAAAACGGAAGTGTAAGAAAGAAAGTCAGGACTGCCccgccttgattctctttggtataaaag GACTTCCTGATTCTGCCCCACACACCTCTCCTCCACCCTACAACACCCCTCTGCAgcctcccccgccccctccccaggATGCCCCCATCCCTGGATACAGTGATTCCTCTGCTACAGCCGTGCATTCGGGCACGGCCACTTTGCCCCGGCTTGGAGGGGCTGCTACCCTCCCCCGGCCTCCCCCCACATCCGCCACCCTCCCACGCCCACCCCGCCACCATTCTGCCACCCTGCCCCGCCTCCCCCCCGACCCCTACATGCAGGAAACTCAGTTCAACGGAGCCGCCCAGGGCTACGTAGTGCAGACGCATCCCCCCGTTGGGACCCTCCCCATGGGAGGCTACATGCATCCAGGGTATCCAGTCCAGCTACAGCCTTGCACGGCATATGTGCCAGTCTACCCTGTAGGGGCG CCCTACCCTCAGGCCAACCCACCTCCTCCACCGACTCTTTCCACGGCACCGATGACGCCTGGCATCGCCATCTTGGAGCCTCGGCGCCCACCACATGATTACCTCCCCATTGCTGTTCTCACCACCATCTGCTGCTTCTGGCCCACAGGCATCATTGCTATCATCAAGGCTGTGCAG GTGCGGACTGCGGTTGCCCGTGGCGACATCGTATCGGCAGAAATTGCCTCCCGGGAGGCCCGCAACTTCTCCTTCATCAGCCTGGCGGTGGGCATTGCTGCCATGGTCCTGTGCACCATCCTCACAGTGGTGATCATCATCGCCGCTCAGCACCATGACAACGACTGGGACCCCTAG
- the FKBPL gene encoding FK506-binding protein-like, whose protein sequence is MASSKSASLKSQTAGEREEGKKPGQRSSSCDKNIQDASLGNGKKNLGVKVKENRPPPILSQPGVCWACPDGTFVKLVLKAGTGLDKPKEGSICQVFIEASREGPLSYPSHRWAEVELGGGDDEWDGVVDRGLETMLAGEQAELRLTEGGTITVQLAGFTGAKDSWEMSASEKWDLVLNNKERGGELYRAGAIGAAARRYARALRLLVVAAPPPDYDQIKAELHTNLAACQLRLHQPANAAHNCSKTLVLQPANTKALFRRGLAYDAMNDLEGAVQDLKGVLRVEPGNRAARRELERVTERIRARDARLAQAMQKMFA, encoded by the coding sequence ATGGCAAGCTCAAAGTCAGCTTCTCTGAAGAGCCAGACTGCTGGAGAACGGGAAGAGGGCAAGAAGCCAGGCCAGAGATCCTCCAGCTGTGACAAAAACATCCAAGATGCATCTCTTGGGAATGGAAAAAAGAACCTTGGGGTCAAGGTAAAAGAGAACCGGCCGCCTCCCATCCTGTCCCAGCCAGGGGTGTGTTGGGCTTGCCCAGATGGCACATTTGTCAAGCTGGTTCTGAAGGCTGGGACAGGTTTAGATAAACCAAAGGAAGGGTCCATCTGCCAGGTCTTCATTGAGGCCAGTCGTGAAGGGCCCTTGAGCTACCCATCCCACAGGTGGGCTGAAGTAGAGCTGGGTGGAGGTGATGACGAGTGGGATGGCGTGGTGGACCGTGGTCTGGAAACCATGCTCGCAGGGGAGCAGGCTGAACTGAGGTTGACAGAAGGCGGCACCATCACCGTCCAGTTGGCAGGCTTCACTGGGGCCAAGGACTCCTGGGAGATGAGCGCAAGTGAGAAGTGGGACTTGGTTCTCAACAATAAAGAGCGTGGCGGTGAGCTGTACCGGGCGGGAGCCATTGGTGCGGCTGCCAGGCGCTATGCCAGGGCCTTGCGCCTGCTCGTGGTGGCTGCCCCTCCCCCAGATTATGACCAGATCAAGGCAGAGCTTCACACCAACCTGGCTGCCTGTCAGCTGCGGTTGCACCAGCCGGCCAACGCTGCTCACAACTGTTCCAAGACTCTCGTGCTCCAGCCAGCCAACACCAAGGCCCTGTTTCGTCGGGGCTTGGCTTACGATGCGATGAATGACTTGGAGGGGGCCGTCCAAGATCTGAAGGGGGTTTTGCGAGTAGAGCCAGGAAACCGAGCGGCTCGCCGGGAACTAGAAAGGGTTACGGAGCGGATCCGGGCACGAGATGCTAGATTGGCTCAGGCCATGCAGAAAATGTTTGcctga